One part of the Pseudomonas sp. MYb118 genome encodes these proteins:
- a CDS encoding DUF2442 domain-containing protein, which yields MKTVEAGLRVDRPVTEASLAEAIQRGQLRQKSSLRVTSVAFVDPCLAVSFIDGSGVLLPVRNYAEFDDFDVEDYADLTVGFSGTALCHERKDLQVSIAGMISASKPLMDMAASVVASRNGRQSSAAKAEAARANGRKGGRPRKAEVTE from the coding sequence ATGAAAACCGTTGAAGCCGGCCTGCGGGTCGATCGTCCTGTCACCGAGGCCTCGCTGGCCGAGGCCATACAGCGTGGCCAGCTACGCCAGAAAAGCAGTTTGCGGGTCACCTCGGTGGCGTTTGTCGATCCATGCCTGGCGGTCAGTTTCATCGACGGCAGTGGCGTGCTGCTGCCTGTGCGCAACTATGCCGAGTTCGATGATTTCGACGTTGAGGACTACGCCGACCTGACGGTGGGTTTTTCCGGGACGGCTCTGTGCCATGAGCGCAAGGACCTGCAGGTGTCCATTGCCGGGATGATTTCGGCGAGCAAACCGCTGATGGACATGGCCGCTTCGGTTGTCGCCTCGCGCAATGGGCGCCAAAGCAGCGCTGCCAAGGCCGAGGCGGCAAGGGCGAATGGCCGCAAGGGCGGGCGTCCGCGCAAGGCTGAAGTCACTGAATGA
- a CDS encoding DUF4160 domain-containing protein — MKLFSYKGLSVVILLRDEHCPPHAHVDAGAWSARFKFSFWRNSVELWDVVPLFKRPPVAVLEGLRHALGQPAQLRHARRIWWEKLQTVCLDHQVWDWQTSEVVVVKRVASTTHMIYSASYEPETNKTLLALLGASEGVEIQL, encoded by the coding sequence ATGAAATTGTTCAGCTACAAAGGCCTTTCAGTCGTGATCCTGTTGCGTGATGAACACTGCCCGCCCCATGCCCATGTGGATGCCGGAGCCTGGAGTGCACGCTTCAAATTCAGCTTCTGGCGCAACAGCGTCGAGCTGTGGGATGTGGTCCCACTGTTCAAGCGGCCGCCAGTGGCAGTACTGGAAGGGTTGCGTCACGCGCTCGGGCAACCCGCCCAGTTGCGTCACGCCCGGCGTATCTGGTGGGAAAAGTTGCAAACGGTCTGTCTCGATCATCAGGTGTGGGACTGGCAGACCAGCGAAGTCGTAGTGGTGAAGCGAGTCGCCAGCACCACCCACATGATTTATTCGGCGTCTTATGAGCCCGAGACAAACAAGACCCTGCTGGCGCTGTTGGGCGCTTCGGAAGGGGTGGAGATCCAGCTATGA
- a CDS encoding LysR family transcriptional regulator — protein MQRTFDDLQLGSIELFCLAAEAGSFTAAALVAGVTPAAVSRSVSRMEERLGVRLFARTTRSVKMTDSGRRYYEECRQALAQLVEAQREVMGQQQEPSGTLRISIPTTYAHHRILPLLPAFRQRFPQVKVESHISNRNIDFVGEGYDLAIRVRAIPDSGLIARQLEDAALVMIATPEYLKRAGTPQTLDDLKQHECIQYELPSSGRRIAWLFNDNGEQREILAEGNLSCSDDVLGGVTLAKHSAGLFQTYRFIVEKELADGSLVEILKPYGGRSRPFTLLYPQNRHMPLRLRAFIDFLLEQMPR, from the coding sequence ATGCAGCGCACTTTCGACGATCTTCAGCTCGGCAGCATCGAACTGTTTTGCCTGGCGGCCGAAGCCGGCAGCTTTACTGCCGCAGCCCTTGTGGCAGGGGTCACACCGGCGGCGGTGAGTCGCTCGGTGTCGCGCATGGAGGAGCGCCTGGGCGTCAGGTTGTTCGCACGCACCACCCGCAGCGTGAAAATGACCGACAGCGGGCGCCGCTATTACGAGGAGTGCCGTCAGGCGCTGGCGCAGCTGGTGGAAGCGCAGCGCGAAGTGATGGGCCAGCAGCAGGAGCCCTCGGGCACCTTGCGCATCAGCATTCCAACCACCTATGCCCATCACCGGATCCTGCCGCTGCTCCCGGCCTTTCGGCAGCGGTTCCCCCAGGTCAAGGTCGAGTCGCACATCAGCAACCGCAACATCGACTTTGTCGGTGAAGGCTATGACCTGGCCATCCGCGTGCGCGCCATTCCCGATTCAGGACTGATCGCCCGCCAGCTGGAAGATGCAGCACTGGTGATGATCGCCACGCCCGAATACCTCAAGCGTGCCGGCACCCCGCAAACGCTGGACGATCTCAAGCAACACGAATGCATTCAGTACGAGTTGCCCAGCAGCGGCCGGCGCATTGCCTGGTTGTTCAATGACAACGGCGAACAGCGCGAGATTCTCGCCGAAGGTAACCTCAGTTGCTCGGACGATGTGCTGGGCGGCGTGACCCTGGCCAAGCACAGTGCAGGGCTGTTCCAGACCTACCGTTTTATCGTCGAAAAGGAGCTGGCGGACGGCTCGCTGGTGGAAATCCTCAAACCCTATGGCGGACGCTCGCGTCCTTTCACCCTGCTCTACCCGCAAAACCGTCATATGCCGCTGCGCCTGCGGGCGTTCATCGACTTTCTGCTGGAACAGATGCCCCGCTGA
- the aroQ gene encoding type II 3-dehydroquinate dehydratase — MSPIVLVLNGPNLNLLGTREPDTYGHETLADISALCGRAAEEFGLTVEFRQTNHEGELLDWIHGARGRCAGIVINPAAWTHTSVAIRDALVASELPVIEVHLSNVHAREPFRHHSFVSAIATAVMAGFGSHGYRLALEHFSLRLKG; from the coding sequence ATGTCCCCTATCGTTCTGGTGCTCAACGGCCCGAACCTGAACCTGCTGGGCACCCGTGAGCCAGACACCTACGGCCACGAAACCCTGGCAGACATCTCGGCACTGTGCGGACGCGCCGCCGAGGAATTCGGTCTGACGGTGGAGTTTCGCCAGACCAACCACGAAGGCGAACTGCTCGACTGGATTCATGGCGCACGCGGGCGTTGCGCCGGGATCGTCATCAATCCCGCCGCCTGGACCCACACCTCGGTCGCCATTCGTGACGCTCTGGTGGCCAGCGAACTGCCCGTGATCGAAGTGCACCTGTCGAACGTGCATGCCCGCGAACCTTTCCGCCATCACTCCTTCGTTTCCGCGATTGCCACCGCGGTGATGGCCGGGTTCGGCAGCCACGGCTATCGCCTGGCGCTGGAGCATTTCAGCCTGCGCTTGAAGGGGTAA
- a CDS encoding shikimate dehydrogenase, protein MTQHSTVLAGLIGAGIQASRTPALHEHEGDAQGLRYLYRLIDLDQLQLDSQALPDLLKSAEQMGFTGLNITFPCKQAIIPLLDELSAEAQGIGAVNTVVLKDGKRIGHNTDCLGFAEGFRRGLPDVARERVVQMGAGGAGAAVAHALLSEGVQQLSIFDVEIRRAQSLADNLNQHFGAGRAVAGHDLPTTLEQADGLVNTTPMGMQKLPGMPVPAEWLRAQLWVAEIVYFPLETELLRHARALGCRTLDGGNMAVFQAVKAFELFSDVVPDAQRMLAHFQRMNG, encoded by the coding sequence GTGACTCAGCACAGCACTGTACTGGCCGGGCTGATCGGCGCCGGCATCCAGGCCTCGCGCACGCCCGCCCTGCACGAACACGAGGGTGACGCCCAGGGTTTGCGCTACCTCTATCGCCTGATCGACCTCGATCAGTTGCAACTCGACAGCCAGGCCCTGCCCGACCTGTTGAAGTCAGCCGAGCAGATGGGCTTCACCGGGTTGAACATCACCTTCCCGTGCAAGCAGGCGATCATCCCCCTGCTCGACGAACTGTCCGCCGAAGCCCAAGGCATCGGCGCCGTGAACACCGTGGTGCTCAAGGACGGCAAACGTATCGGCCACAACACCGATTGCCTGGGTTTCGCCGAAGGATTCAGACGGGGCTTGCCGGACGTGGCGCGCGAACGTGTCGTCCAGATGGGCGCCGGCGGCGCAGGTGCGGCGGTGGCCCACGCGTTGCTGAGCGAAGGCGTACAACAACTGAGCATTTTCGACGTGGAGATCCGCCGCGCACAAAGCCTGGCGGACAACCTCAATCAGCATTTTGGCGCCGGGCGCGCCGTGGCCGGGCATGATTTGCCGACGACCCTGGAACAGGCCGACGGCCTGGTCAACACCACCCCCATGGGCATGCAGAAACTGCCAGGCATGCCGGTGCCCGCCGAATGGCTCAGGGCGCAATTATGGGTGGCCGAGATCGTTTACTTCCCACTGGAAACCGAGCTGCTGCGCCACGCCCGCGCCCTGGGTTGCCGGACGCTCGACGGCGGCAACATGGCGGTGTTCCAGGCGGTGAAGGCGTTTGAACTGTTCAGCGATGTGGTGCCAGACGCACAACGCATGCTCGCGCATTTTCAGCGCATGAATGGCTGA
- a CDS encoding TetR/AcrR family transcriptional regulator, translated as MTFISELSAAPDEPLAEPRKSRKNNPEKTRENILQEAIVEFVQQGLSGARVDAIAERIHTSKRMIYYYFGSKEQLYLEVLEKLYGDIRNTESRLHLAELAPQDAIRRLVEFTFDHHDRNVDFVRIVSIENIHNAEYVKRSDAIKAMNNTILDSLGEILQRGVQEGVFRPGLVPLDVHLLISSFCFYRVSNRHTVGEIFQIELPEEGVKQRHREMICESVLRYLQA; from the coding sequence ATGACCTTTATTTCAGAACTTTCCGCAGCGCCCGACGAACCCTTGGCCGAGCCGCGCAAGAGTCGCAAGAACAACCCGGAAAAGACCCGCGAGAACATTCTTCAAGAAGCCATTGTCGAGTTCGTCCAGCAGGGCCTTTCCGGTGCTCGCGTCGACGCGATCGCCGAGCGTATCCACACCTCCAAGCGCATGATTTATTACTATTTCGGCAGCAAGGAGCAGTTGTATCTCGAGGTGCTGGAGAAGCTCTACGGCGACATTCGCAACACCGAGAGCCGCCTCCACCTGGCCGAGCTGGCGCCGCAGGATGCGATTCGGCGCCTGGTCGAGTTCACCTTCGATCACCATGATCGCAACGTCGATTTCGTGCGCATCGTCAGCATCGAGAACATTCACAACGCCGAGTATGTGAAGCGCTCCGATGCGATCAAGGCGATGAACAACACCATCCTCGATTCGCTCGGCGAGATCCTGCAACGCGGTGTCCAGGAAGGCGTGTTCCGTCCGGGGCTGGTGCCGCTGGACGTGCACCTGCTGATCAGCTCGTTCTGCTTCTATCGCGTGTCGAACCGGCACACGGTCGGTGAGATTTTTCAGATCGAGTTGCCGGAAGAGGGCGTCAAGCAACGCCATCGGGAGATGATCTGCGAATCGGTGCTGCGCTATCTGCAAGCCTGA
- the quiC gene encoding 3-dehydroshikimate dehydratase QuiC — MQRSIATVSLSGTLPEKLEAIAAAGFDGVEIFENDLLYYDGSPREIKQMCADLGIAITLFQPFRDFEGCRRDRLSRNLERAERKFDLMQELGTDLVLVCSNASADSVGDEQILVDDLRLLAERAGARGLRIGYEALAWGRHVNTYQQVWNIVRQADHPSLGVLLDSFHTLSLKGDPRAIADIPGDKIFFVQMADAPILAMDVLEWSRHFRCFPGQGEFDLPGFLAPIIQSGYTGPLSLEIFNDGFRAAPPRANAADGLRSLLYLEEKTRERLAQTTPPAVNTDILFETPAACEYNGVEFLEFAVDDALGAKLAHWLERLGFVKAGLHRSKNVSLMRQGDINLILNSEPYSFAHSFFEAHGPSLCATAVRVKDSASALARAVAYKGQPYRGLVGPNELELASVRAPDGSLIYLVDQQADVYGTDFHLQANAVAGGGLKRIDHMAMALPADSLDSWVLFYKSLLDFEADDEVVLPDPYGLVKSRALRSRDSSIRLPLNISENRNTAISHALSSYRGSGVHHIAFDCDDIFAQVSRAKAAGVPLLDIPLNYYDDLAARFDFDDEFLSELAYYNVLYDRDTQGGELFHVYTEPFEGRFFFEIIQRKNGYAGYGAANVAVRLAAMAKSRSGAIRQAKL, encoded by the coding sequence ATGCAACGTTCCATTGCCACCGTGTCCTTGAGCGGCACCCTGCCGGAAAAACTCGAAGCCATTGCCGCCGCCGGATTCGACGGGGTGGAGATTTTCGAAAACGACCTTCTCTACTACGACGGCAGCCCGCGGGAAATTAAACAGATGTGCGCCGATCTCGGGATCGCCATCACCCTGTTCCAGCCGTTCCGCGATTTCGAAGGCTGCCGCCGTGATCGCCTGTCGCGCAACCTGGAACGGGCCGAGCGCAAGTTCGACCTGATGCAGGAGCTGGGCACGGACCTGGTGCTGGTGTGCAGCAACGCTTCGGCGGATTCAGTGGGCGATGAGCAGATTTTAGTCGATGACTTGCGCCTGCTGGCCGAACGCGCCGGGGCGCGGGGCCTGCGCATTGGTTACGAGGCGTTGGCCTGGGGCCGGCATGTGAACACCTATCAACAGGTGTGGAACATCGTGCGTCAGGCCGATCACCCGAGCCTGGGCGTATTGCTCGACAGCTTCCACACCCTCTCGCTCAAGGGCGATCCGCGTGCCATCGCCGACATTCCCGGCGACAAGATCTTCTTCGTGCAAATGGCCGACGCGCCGATCCTGGCCATGGACGTGCTGGAGTGGAGCCGGCATTTCCGCTGCTTCCCGGGCCAGGGCGAATTCGATTTGCCGGGGTTTCTCGCGCCGATCATCCAGAGCGGCTACACCGGGCCGTTGTCCCTGGAAATTTTCAACGACGGTTTCCGCGCTGCGCCGCCACGGGCCAACGCCGCCGACGGCCTGCGTTCGTTGCTGTACCTGGAAGAGAAAACCCGCGAGCGCCTGGCGCAAACCACGCCACCTGCGGTGAACACCGACATCCTCTTCGAGACCCCGGCCGCCTGCGAATACAACGGCGTCGAGTTCCTCGAGTTTGCCGTGGACGACGCCCTGGGCGCCAAGCTGGCCCATTGGCTGGAGCGGCTGGGCTTCGTCAAGGCCGGACTGCACCGCTCGAAAAACGTGAGCCTGATGCGTCAGGGCGACATCAACCTGATTCTCAACTCCGAGCCCTATTCGTTTGCCCACAGCTTTTTCGAGGCGCACGGTCCGTCACTGTGTGCCACGGCTGTGCGGGTCAAGGACAGCGCCAGCGCACTGGCGCGGGCGGTGGCCTACAAGGGCCAGCCTTATCGCGGGCTGGTCGGCCCCAACGAACTGGAACTGGCCAGCGTACGAGCCCCCGATGGCAGTCTGATTTACCTGGTGGACCAGCAGGCCGACGTCTATGGCACCGATTTCCATCTGCAAGCGAACGCGGTGGCTGGTGGCGGTCTCAAGCGCATCGACCACATGGCGATGGCCTTGCCGGCGGACAGCCTCGACAGTTGGGTGCTGTTCTACAAGAGCCTGCTGGATTTCGAGGCCGACGATGAAGTGGTGCTGCCAGACCCTTACGGGCTGGTGAAGAGCCGGGCCTTGCGTAGCCGCGACAGTTCGATTCGCTTGCCGCTGAACATTTCCGAGAACCGCAACACCGCCATCTCACACGCGCTGTCGAGTTATCGCGGCTCCGGCGTGCATCACATCGCGTTCGACTGCGACGACATCTTCGCCCAGGTCAGCCGCGCCAAGGCCGCCGGTGTGCCGCTGCTGGACATCCCGCTCAATTACTACGATGACCTGGCGGCACGGTTCGATTTCGACGATGAGTTCCTCAGCGAACTGGCTTACTACAACGTGCTGTACGACCGCGATACCCAGGGTGGCGAGCTGTTCCACGTGTACACCGAACCCTTCGAAGGCCGGTTCTTCTTCGAAATCATCCAGCGCAAGAATGGCTATGCCGGGTACGGAGCGGCCAACGTCGCGGTGCGCCTGGCGGCCATGGCCAAGTCCCGCAGCGGAGCGATTCGTCAGGCAAAGTTGTAG
- a CDS encoding MFS transporter, whose translation MERPSMSSAHSGIGDKIRGAMAVGKTRWGMLALVFFATTLNYIDRAALGVMQPILAKEMSWTAMDYANINFWFQVGYAIGFVLQGRLIDRVGVKRVFFCAVLLWSLATGAHGLATSAAGFMVCRFILGLTEAANYPACVKTTRLWFPAGERAVATGIFNAGTNVGAMFTPMLLPLILHAWGWQAAFLCMAALGGIWLLCWGLKYFNPEDHPSVNAAELAYIQKEVEPEQTRVPFSRILRMRGTWAFALAYSMTAPVFWFYLYWLPPFLNQQYNLGINVTQMGIPLIIIYLTADFGSVGGGILSSFLIGRGVNPIKARLLSMFLFACCIIGVVMAAGSSSLWVAVFAISLAIGAHQAWTANIWSLVMDYTPKHMMSTVFGFGGMCAAIGGMFMTQLVGHILTVTNNNYTVLFTLIPAMYFIALTWMYFMAPRKIPTVSE comes from the coding sequence ATGGAGCGTCCCTCCATGTCCTCTGCCCACAGCGGCATCGGCGACAAGATCCGCGGTGCCATGGCGGTCGGCAAGACCCGCTGGGGCATGCTGGCGCTGGTGTTTTTCGCCACCACCTTGAACTACATCGACCGCGCCGCACTGGGCGTGATGCAGCCGATCCTGGCCAAGGAAATGAGCTGGACGGCGATGGACTACGCCAACATCAACTTCTGGTTCCAGGTCGGTTATGCCATCGGTTTCGTCCTGCAAGGCCGCCTGATCGACCGGGTCGGCGTGAAGCGCGTGTTCTTCTGCGCCGTGCTGCTCTGGAGCCTGGCGACCGGCGCCCACGGCCTGGCCACTTCGGCGGCCGGCTTCATGGTCTGCCGCTTCATCCTCGGGCTGACCGAGGCCGCCAACTACCCGGCCTGCGTGAAAACCACGCGGCTGTGGTTCCCGGCCGGCGAACGCGCCGTGGCCACCGGCATCTTCAATGCCGGCACCAACGTCGGTGCGATGTTCACGCCGATGCTGTTGCCGCTGATCCTGCACGCCTGGGGCTGGCAGGCCGCGTTCCTGTGCATGGCGGCACTGGGCGGTATCTGGTTGCTGTGCTGGGGCCTGAAGTATTTCAACCCGGAAGATCACCCGAGCGTGAATGCCGCTGAACTGGCTTACATCCAGAAGGAAGTGGAACCGGAGCAGACCCGCGTACCCTTCTCGCGAATCCTGCGCATGCGTGGCACCTGGGCCTTCGCCCTCGCCTACTCGATGACCGCGCCGGTGTTCTGGTTCTACCTGTATTGGCTGCCGCCGTTCCTCAATCAGCAATACAACCTGGGGATCAACGTGACCCAGATGGGTATCCCGCTGATCATCATCTACCTGACGGCAGACTTCGGCAGCGTCGGCGGCGGCATCCTGTCTTCGTTCCTGATCGGTCGCGGCGTCAACCCGATCAAGGCGCGGTTGCTGTCCATGTTCCTGTTCGCCTGCTGCATCATCGGCGTGGTCATGGCCGCCGGCTCCAGCAGCCTGTGGGTCGCGGTGTTCGCCATCTCCCTGGCGATCGGTGCGCACCAGGCCTGGACGGCGAACATCTGGAGCCTGGTGATGGACTACACGCCCAAACACATGATGAGCACCGTGTTCGGCTTTGGCGGCATGTGCGCGGCCATCGGCGGGATGTTCATGACCCAACTGGTCGGCCACATCCTGACGGTCACCAACAACAACTACACGGTGCTGTTCACCCTGATTCCGGCGATGTACTTCATTGCGCTGACCTGGATGTACTTCATGGCACCGCGCAAGATTCCGACCGTTAGCGAATAA
- a CDS encoding DMT family transporter, whose product MTVSTPLSGVNQPFKGILLIVLATFLFSSHDAFSKYLSGFYPIVMVVWARYVVHTLLMAGIFLPQSGLRVLRTKRPILQVVRALCLLGTSLFFTTGLLYIPLAEATAVNFLAPVLVTALSVPLLGERVTRGQWIAVICGFIGVLIIVHPGGELFTPAVLLPFCSAMFFCFYQLLTRKLASVDSPTTSNFFAGLCNTLVMSALVPFFWQVPSPVHALMMVALGACGMTAHLFLTQAFRFAAPALLAPFGYCQIIFAGLLGWLLFSHTPTLTTVIGIAVICCSGLAAAWQQSRR is encoded by the coding sequence ATGACCGTCAGCACCCCGCTTTCCGGTGTAAACCAGCCCTTCAAAGGGATTTTGCTGATCGTCCTCGCCACCTTTCTCTTTTCCAGCCACGACGCTTTTTCCAAGTACCTCTCGGGGTTCTACCCGATCGTCATGGTGGTCTGGGCGCGTTATGTGGTTCACACCCTGTTGATGGCCGGGATTTTTTTGCCGCAATCAGGGCTGCGCGTGTTGCGCACCAAAAGGCCGATCCTGCAGGTGGTCCGCGCGCTGTGCCTGCTGGGCACCAGCCTGTTTTTCACCACCGGCTTGTTGTACATCCCGCTGGCCGAAGCCACCGCGGTGAACTTCCTCGCCCCGGTGCTGGTGACCGCGCTGTCAGTGCCGCTGCTGGGTGAGCGGGTGACCCGTGGCCAATGGATCGCGGTGATCTGTGGATTCATCGGCGTGCTGATCATCGTTCACCCCGGCGGAGAGCTGTTCACGCCAGCGGTGTTGCTGCCGTTCTGCTCGGCGATGTTTTTCTGCTTCTACCAATTGCTCACCCGCAAGCTCGCCAGTGTCGACAGTCCGACCACCAGCAACTTCTTTGCCGGGCTGTGCAATACCCTGGTGATGAGCGCGTTGGTCCCGTTCTTCTGGCAGGTACCCAGCCCGGTGCACGCCCTGATGATGGTGGCGCTGGGTGCGTGCGGCATGACCGCCCACCTGTTCCTCACCCAGGCTTTCCGCTTCGCCGCCCCGGCGCTGCTGGCGCCGTTCGGTTACTGCCAGATCATCTTCGCTGGTTTGCTGGGCTGGTTGCTGTTCTCCCACACGCCGACGCTGACCACGGTGATCGGGATTGCGGTGATCTGTTGCAGTGGGTTGGCGGCGGCTTGGCAGCAGAGTCGGCGGTAG
- a CDS encoding neutral zinc metallopeptidase, whose translation MLWRKGRRSDNVVDARGDDIGSGGGGMRFGGGKGLSLTAIILIVGIGWITGQDPLQILGQLTGQMSEPSAPASTQTRRAPPANDESAEFVRSILGDTEDTWGQIFQQAGRQYKEPTLVLFSNRVNSACGLATSATGPFYCPADQKVYLDMAFFDEMSRRFSAAGDFAQAYVIAHEVGHHVQTLLGVSAKIQAARQQGRQMEGDGGLLVRQELQADCLAGVWANHAQQRLNWLEPGDVEEALNAANAIGDDRLQQQGQGRVVPDSFTHGTSAQRVRWFKTGFAQGQVGQCDTFAAKNL comes from the coding sequence ATGCTATGGAGAAAAGGCCGGCGCAGCGACAACGTGGTCGATGCCCGCGGCGATGACATCGGCAGTGGTGGCGGCGGGATGCGCTTCGGTGGCGGCAAGGGCCTGAGCCTGACAGCGATCATTCTGATCGTCGGCATCGGCTGGATCACCGGCCAGGACCCTTTGCAGATCCTCGGGCAACTGACCGGACAAATGAGCGAGCCATCGGCACCGGCCTCGACGCAAACGCGCAGGGCGCCACCGGCCAATGATGAAAGTGCAGAGTTCGTGCGCTCGATCCTGGGTGACACCGAAGACACCTGGGGCCAGATCTTTCAACAGGCCGGCCGACAGTACAAGGAGCCGACCCTGGTGCTGTTCAGCAACCGGGTGAACTCGGCCTGCGGCCTGGCCACCTCGGCAACCGGCCCGTTCTATTGCCCGGCGGACCAGAAGGTCTACCTGGACATGGCGTTCTTCGATGAGATGTCGCGACGCTTTTCCGCCGCCGGCGACTTCGCCCAGGCCTACGTGATCGCTCACGAAGTCGGACACCACGTGCAGACCTTGCTCGGTGTCTCGGCGAAAATTCAGGCGGCCCGTCAGCAAGGCCGGCAAATGGAAGGTGATGGCGGGCTGCTGGTGCGTCAGGAGTTGCAGGCCGATTGCCTGGCCGGCGTCTGGGCCAACCACGCGCAGCAGCGCCTGAACTGGCTGGAACCGGGCGACGTCGAGGAAGCCCTCAACGCCGCCAACGCCATCGGTGATGACCGTTTGCAACAACAGGGTCAGGGCCGCGTGGTGCCGGACTCCTTTACCCATGGCACGTCGGCGCAAAGGGTGCGCTGGTTCAAAACCGGATTTGCGCAAGGCCAGGTGGGCCAGTGCGATACCTTTGCGGCGAAAAACCTGTAG
- a CDS encoding alpha/beta hydrolase, with product MKNWLLMLLLTSASTQAVEQGVKAISPGRLLLKEGEMAVGIGPAPTKIERVLIVIHGRLRNAETYRQNAERTVEQAGQSANTLVIAPQFLNDTDAASHPVADSVLRWQGNDWMAGGLSTAPFAVSSFAALDQIIARLGDRRQFPDVKDVVIVGHSGGAQVVQRYAMLGHKQPELEAAGVHVRYVVANPSSYAYFDERRPVAFSHARCADYNRWKYGLADLPAYAEGQTPRQLEDNYVQRDIVYLLGQQDIDPNHPALDKSCEAKAQGPNRLARGRNYFEYLKRRHPQGLNQQLLEVPGVGHNGGEMLMSVEGQKALFNQ from the coding sequence ATGAAAAATTGGCTGTTGATGTTGTTGTTGACCAGTGCAAGTACCCAGGCCGTCGAACAAGGAGTCAAAGCAATCAGCCCGGGACGGCTGTTGTTGAAAGAAGGCGAGATGGCGGTGGGCATCGGCCCGGCACCGACGAAAATCGAGCGGGTGCTGATCGTCATCCACGGTCGCCTGCGCAATGCCGAAACCTATCGGCAGAACGCCGAACGAACCGTCGAGCAGGCCGGGCAAAGCGCCAACACCCTGGTGATCGCCCCGCAGTTCCTCAATGACACCGACGCGGCCAGCCACCCCGTGGCCGACAGCGTGCTGCGCTGGCAGGGCAATGACTGGATGGCCGGCGGCTTGTCCACCGCGCCCTTCGCCGTCAGTTCCTTTGCCGCGCTGGACCAGATCATCGCCCGGCTCGGTGATCGTCGGCAGTTTCCCGATGTGAAGGATGTGGTGATTGTCGGTCACTCCGGCGGCGCCCAGGTGGTTCAGCGCTACGCAATGCTCGGTCATAAGCAGCCGGAGCTTGAGGCGGCGGGTGTGCATGTGCGCTATGTCGTTGCCAATCCATCGTCCTATGCCTACTTCGATGAGCGCCGTCCCGTGGCGTTCAGCCATGCACGCTGTGCGGACTACAACCGCTGGAAGTATGGCCTGGCGGATTTACCCGCCTACGCCGAAGGGCAAACGCCCCGGCAACTGGAAGACAATTACGTGCAACGCGACATCGTTTACCTGTTGGGGCAGCAGGACATCGACCCGAATCATCCGGCGCTGGACAAGAGCTGCGAAGCCAAGGCCCAGGGCCCGAACCGACTGGCTCGCGGGCGCAATTATTTTGAGTACCTCAAGCGCCGTCATCCCCAGGGGTTGAACCAGCAACTGCTGGAAGTGCCTGGGGTTGGACACAATGGGGGGGAGATGTTGATGTCGGTGGAGGGGCAGAAAGCGTTGTTCAATCAGTAG
- a CDS encoding HAD family hydrolase, translated as MSLTDIRHWVFDMDGTLTVAVHDFAAIRVALAIPPEDDILTHLAALPADEAAAKHAWLLEHERDLALGSKPAPGAVELVRDLAGRGYRLGILTRNARELAHVTLQAIGLADCFAVEDVLGRDEAPPKPHPGGLLKLADAWQVPASEMVMVGDYRFDLDCGRAAGARTVLVNLPDNPWPELTDWHAADCGELRRMVLG; from the coding sequence ATGAGCCTGACCGACATACGTCATTGGGTGTTCGACATGGACGGCACCCTGACGGTGGCCGTGCATGATTTCGCGGCCATCCGTGTGGCGCTGGCGATCCCGCCCGAAGACGACATTCTTACGCACCTGGCGGCATTGCCCGCCGATGAAGCGGCCGCCAAGCACGCCTGGTTGCTGGAGCATGAACGAGACCTGGCGCTGGGTTCGAAACCGGCGCCGGGGGCCGTGGAGCTGGTGCGTGACCTGGCCGGGCGCGGTTATCGGCTGGGGATTCTCACCCGCAATGCGCGGGAGTTGGCGCACGTGACGCTGCAGGCCATCGGCCTGGCCGACTGCTTTGCGGTGGAGGATGTGCTGGGTCGCGATGAAGCGCCGCCCAAGCCGCATCCCGGTGGCTTGTTGAAGCTGGCTGACGCCTGGCAGGTGCCGGCGAGCGAGATGGTCATGGTCGGCGATTACCGCTTCGACCTGGACTGCGGCCGGGCGGCGGGCGCGCGCACGGTGCTGGTGAATTTGCCGGACAACCCGTGGCCCGAGCTGACCGATTGGCATGCGGCGGATTGTGGCGAGTTGCGGCGGATGGTTTTGGGTTGA